Proteins from a single region of Engystomops pustulosus chromosome 5, aEngPut4.maternal, whole genome shotgun sequence:
- the LOC140134128 gene encoding general transcription factor II-I repeat domain-containing protein 2-like, giving the protein MSCSKPAVKRKVDDEHRQFQEKWEKQYFFIEHKGIPTCLICTEKVAVPKEYNLKRHYTTRHAEEYAKYQGDERANQVAKLKTCLLRQQDFFKKATKENDAAVEASYVVSMMIAKAGKSFKEGEFIKKCMLQAASIISPEKKGQFSNVSLSANTVAERISDLSSDIYDQLCEKIKCFSVYSVALDETTDITDTAQLAIYVRGVDDNFEVTEELLSLVPMHGQTTAQEIFHQLCDAFQNAGLPWRKFVGITTDGAPSMIGRKKGLVALVNKKKEEEGLEEVIALHCIIHQQALCSKCLKFDNVMSFVVKCINQIRSRGLKHRMFRAFLEEIESEYGDVLYFTEVRWLSRGNVLKRFFELRAEVKAFMEKDGASVPLLSDPKWLMDLAFLVDITHELNVLNKRLQGQGQLVSAAYDSVRAFSTKLTLWKDQLSQTNLCHFPACKSLMDSGTLFSHEEYVDVILKLQEEFDHRFADFKRHRATFQIFADPFSFDVQDAPPVFQMELIDLQCNSELKAKFRDVSGKADKLGQFLRELPPSFPELSRMFKQTMCLFGSTYLCEKLFSTLNFNKSKYRSRITDAHLQAVLRVSTASSLTPNVARLCKSKRCQISSSKK; this is encoded by the coding sequence ATGTCTTGCTCAAAGCCTGCAGTGAAGAGAAAGGTTGATGATGAGCACAGACAATTTCAGGAAAAGTGGGAAAAGCAATATTTCTTTATTGAGCACAAGGGCATCCCAACTTGTCTTATTTGCACAGAGAAAGTCGCAGTGCCCAAAGAATACAATTTGAAGCGTCATTACACAACTAGACATGCTGAGGAGTATGCAAAGTACCAGGGAGATGAGAGAGCCAACCAGGTTGCTAAACTTAAGACATGTCTGCTGAGGCAACAAGATTTCTTTAAGAAAGCAACCAAAGAGAATGATGCAGCAGTCGAAGCCAGCTACGTAGTTAGTATGATGATTGCTAAAGCAGGAAAGTCATTTAAAGAAGGGGAATTTATAAAAAAGTGCATGTTACAGGCTGCAAGTATTATCTCTCCAGAAAAGAAAGGTCAGTTTAGCAACGTCAGTCTTTCTGCCAACACCGTAGCAGAGCGCATTTCTGACCTTTCAAGTGACATTTATGATCAACTGtgtgagaaaataaaatgtttcagtgtATACTCAGTCGCTCTTGATGAGACCACAGACATCACCGACACTGCCCAGCTTGCAATCTATGTCCGGGGTGTTGATGACAATTTTGAAGTCACAGAGGAGTTGCTCTCACTAGTTCCAATGCATGGCCAGACCACCGCTCAAGAGATATTTCACCAGCTGTGTGATGCTTTTCAGAATGCTGGTTTGCCTTGGAGGAAGTTTGTCGGAATAACAACTGATGGAGCTCCATCAATGATAGGGAGGAAAAAAGGACTGGTGGCacttgttaataaaaaaaaggaagaggAAGGTTTAGAGGAGGTCATTGCTCTGCACTGCATTATCCATCAGCAGGCCCTTTGCAGCAAATGCCTGAAGTTTGACAACGTGATGTCTTTCGTTGTGAAATGCATCAACCAAATCAGATCCAGGGGCTTAAAACACAGAATGTTTCGTGCTTTTTTAGAGGAAATAGAGTCAGAATATGGGGATGTGCTCTACTTTACCGAGGTGCGTTGGCTCAGCAGGGGAAACGTATTGAAGAGATTTTTTGAGTTGAGAGCGGAAGTGAAAGCTTTTATGGAAAAAGATGGGGCTTCTGTTCCTTTGCTAAGTGATCCAAAATGGCTCATGGACTTAGCTTTTTTGGTTGATATCACACATGAGCTTAATGTACTGAATAAGAGGTTACAAGGCCAGGGGCAACTTGTCAGTGCTGCCTATGACAGCGTGAGAGCATTCTCTACAAAACTTACGTTGTGGAAAGACCAGCTTTCTCAAACAAACCTTTGCCATTTCCCAGCATGCAAGTCACTCATGGATTCAGGCACACTATTCAGTCATGAGGAGTATGTGGATGTCATTTTGAAGCTACAGGAGGAATTTGATCATAGATTTGCAGACTTCAAGAGACATAGAGCCACATTTCAAATTTTTGCAGACCCCTTCTCCTTTGATGTGCAAGATGCCCCTCCAGTGTTTCAAATGGAGCTCATTGACCTGCAGTGTAACTCTGAACTCAAAGCCAAGTTCAGGGATGTGAGTGGAAAAGCAGACAAACTTGGGCAATTTTTAAGAGAATTGCCCCCCAGCTTCCCTGAGCTCTCCCGAATGTTCAAGCAGACCATGTGTCTTTTTGGGAGCACATACTTGTGCGAAAAGCTCTTCTCTACCTTGAACTTCAATAAGTCAAAGTACAGATCTAGAATTACTGATGCTCATCTTCAAGCTGTGCTGAGGGTCTCAACTGCTTCCTCACTTACGCCAAATGTGGCTCGGCTATGCAAGAGTAAGCGCTGTCAGATCTCTAGCAGCAAGAAGTAG